The sequence below is a genomic window from Lelliottia sp. JS-SCA-14.
GCGGCGGCGCGTTCTATGCTTTCTGGCGAGTCCAGATCCAGCAGCACGCCCTGAAAACCTTTGCTGTGCATGCGATCAACGTCTTCTTGTTTGCGGCATGCGGCTAATACCCAAAATCCCTGGCGCTTCAGTTCGAGCGCGCTCTCAAGGCCAATTCCGCTGGAACATCCTGTTATTAAGACCGATTTTTGCATAACTTTACCTGTCAGGATCTCCGCTGTATTACGAGTCATGTTTAACTAGAGGAGCCAGTCGCGTTGCCATCCAGTCGGCGATAAACGGCTGGGCGTCGCGATTGGGGTGAATACCGTCATCCTGCATCCATTGCGGTTTCAGATAGACCTCTTCCATGAAAAATGGCAGCAGCGGAATATCGAATTCTTTGGCAAGCTTGGGATAGATGGCGCTAAAGGCCTCATTATAACGGCGTCCGTAGTTCGCAGGCAGACGAATTTGCATTAATAGCGGCTGGGCGTTGGCCGCCTGAATATCCGTAATAATTTTGCGTAAGGTTTCTTCTGTTTGTTGCGGCTGGAAGCCGCGTAAACCGTCGTTACCGCCCAGTTCGACCAGCACCCAGCGCGGTTGATGTTGTTTGAGCAAAGCGGGCAGGCGCGCAAGCCCCTGCTGGGACGTATCCCCGCTGATGCTGGCATTCAGCACCGGCGTTTGGGTCTGCCACTTATCGTTAAGCAGCGCAGGCCAGGCGGCAGTGGCCGCCATCCGGTAGCCCGCACTCAGGCTGTCACCCAGCACCAGTAACGTGTCCGCCGCAGCGGCGCGAAAGGTCATCAGAATCAGAAACAGGAAGGGCAAATGCCAGCGGAAAACATTGTTGCAGTTCATCATCTTAAGAAGTCCGTCGGTCAGGGTGAGCACGAGTTATCCATCCTCACCGGAGTTGAACTCGTTGTCAAACGCGCTGAAACCATCGCGCTGATTGGTGAATCCGGTTCCGGTAAGTCTACGTTGCTGGCGATTCTGGCCGGGCTGGACGATGGCAGCAGCGGCGAGGTGAACCTTGTCGGCCAGCCGCTGCATAACCTCGACGAAGAGGCGCGCGCGGCGCTGCGGGCCAAACATATCGGCTTTGTATTTCAGTCTTTCATGCTCATTCCGACGCTCAACGCGCTGGAAAACGTCGAACTGCCGGGCCTGCTGCGCGGGGAAAACGCCAGCCAAAGCCGCAGCGGTGCGAAAGCCCTGCTGGAACAGCTGGGTCTTGGCAAGCGTCTGGACCATCTCCCGGCGCAGCTGTCCGGCGGGGAGCAGCAGCGCGTTGCGCTGGCCCGAGCCTTCAACGGTCGCCCCGAGGTGCTGTTTGCCGATGAACCGACCGGCAATCTGGACCGGCAGACGGGCGATAAAATTGCCGATTTGCTCTTCTCCCTCAACCGCGAGCACGGCACCACGCTGATTCTGGTCACGCACGACCTTGAGCTGGCGGCCCGCTGCGACCGCCGTCTGCGTCTGGTCAACGGGCAGTTGCAGGAGGAAGCATGATTGCCCGCTGGTTCTGGCGCGAATGGCGCTCGCCGTCGCTGCTGATTGTCTGGCTGGCACTGAGTCTGGCGGTGGCCTGCGTGCTGGCGCTAGGCAGCGTCAGCGACCGCATGGAAAAGGGGCTAAGCCAGCAGAGCCGCGAGTTTATGGCGGGCGACCGGACGCTCAGCAGTTCGCGCGACGTACCCCAGGCGTGGATCGAGGAGGCGCGTAAACAGGGGCTGAAAGTTGGTCAGCAGCTCAGCTTCCAGACCATGACCTTTGCCGCCGACACGCCGCAGCTGGCGAGCGTCAAAGCCGTCGACGACGTCTATCCGATGTACGGCGATCTGCAAACCAATCCGCCGGGCCTCAAACCGACGGCGGGCTCGGTGTTACTCGCGCCACGCCTGATGGCCCTGCTGAACCTGAAAACCGGCGACAGCATTGACGTCGGCGACGCCACGCTGAAAATCGCCGGGGAAGTGGTGCAGGAGCCGGACTCCGGCTTTAACCCGTTCCAGATGGCACCGCGTCTGCTGATGAACACGGCGGACGTGGCAAAAACCGGGGCCGTGCAGCCGGGCAGTCGCGTCACCTGGCGCTACAAATTCGGTGGCACACCCACACAGCTCGAAGCCTACGAAAACTGGCTGAAACCGCAGCTCAAGCCGGAGCATCGCTGGATCGGCATGGAGCAGGACGACGGCGCGCTGGGGAAATCCCTCGAGCGTTCGCAGCAGTTTTTACTTCTCTCCGCGCTGCTGACCATGCTGCTGGCCGTCGCTGCCGTGGCGGTGGCAATGGGGCACTATTGTCGCAGCCGCTACGATCTGGTGGCGATCCTGAAAACCCTCGGCGCGGGCAGGGCGCAGCTGCGTAAGCTGATCGTCGGCCAGTGGCTGATGGTGCTGATACTGTCCGCCATCACCGGCGGGATTATCGGCCTGCTGTTTGAAAAAGTGCTGATGGTGTTGCTGAAACCGGTGCTGCCTGCCGAACTGCCACCTGCCAGCCTGTGGCCGTGGCTGTGGGCCATCGGCGCGATGGTAGTGATTTCTTTGCTGGTCGGCCTGCGTCCATACCGTCTGCTGCTGGCGACGCAGCCGCTGCGGGTGTTGCGCCGTGATGTGGTCGCCAGCGTCTGGCCGCTGAAGTTTTATCTGCCGGTGGTGGTCGTGGTGGTGGTGATGTTGCTCGCCTGGCTGATGGGAGGAAGTATGCTCCTGTGGGCTGTGCTGGCCGGTGCCGTGGTGCTGGCGCTGCTGTGCGGCGTGCTCGGCTGGATGTTGCTGAACCTGCTGAAAGGGCTGACGCTGAAATCCCTGCCCGTACGTCTGGCGGTGAATCGCCTGCTGCGCCAGCCGTGGTCGACTCTGAGCCAGCTCTCGGCGTTTTCGCTCTCCTTCATGCTGTTGGCGATGCTGCTGGTACTGCGCGGCGATCTGCTCGATCGCTGGCAGCAGCAACTTCCGCCGGAAAGCCCGAACTATTTCCTCATCAACATCGCGCCGGAACAGGTTACGCCGCTGAAGGGCTTCCTCGCGGAACATCAGATTGTGCCCGAGTCGTTCTATCCCATCGTTCGCGCGCGCCTGACGCAAATTAACGGCAAGTCGACGGAAGGGAATCAGGATGAATCCCTGAACCGCGAGCTGAATCTGACCTGGCAGGACAAACGCCCGGACCACAATCCGATCACAGCCGGAAACTGGCCGCCAAAAGCGGGAGAAGTGTCGATGGAAGAGGGGCTGGCGGCGCGTCTGAACGTCGGCCTGGGCGACACGGTGACCTTCACCGGCGACACCCAGGACTTTAGCGCCAAAGTAACCAGCCTGCGTAAAGTGGACTGGGAAAGCCTGCGCCCGAACTTCTTCTTTATCTTCCCGTCCGGGGCGCTCGACGGTCAGCCGCAAAGCTGGCTGACCAGCTTCCGCTGGGAGAACGGCAACGGCATGCTGACGCAGCTGAACCGTGAGTTCCCGACGGTGAGCCTGCTGGATATCGGCGCGATCCTGAAACAGGTCGGCCAGGTGCTGGAGCAGGTCAGCCGTGCGCTGGAGGTGATGGTGGTGCTGGTGACCGCCTGCGGCGTGCTGTTGCTGCTTGCGCAGGTGCAGGTGGGTATGCGTCAGCGTCATCAGGAGCTGGTGGTGTATCGCACGCTCGGAGCGAGTAAAACCCTGCTGCGGACCACCCTGTGGTGTGAGTTTGCGCTGCTCGGGCTGGTCTCCGGCCTGGTGGCGGCGATAGGTGCGGAAACCGCGCTGGCCGTGCTGCAGACCAAGGTGTTCGACTTCCCGTGGGAGCCGGACTGGCGGCTGTGGCTGATCCTGCCGGTGTCGGGCGCGGTGCTGCTCTCCCTGTGCGGCGGCTGGCTGGGAACGCGGCTGTTAAAAGGTAAGGCGCTGTTCCGTCAGTTTGCCAGTTAATTTCCTCCTGTGATGATTACGCACCGGTTTATCGACTGGTGCGTAATCCTTTAGTAGCACAAAATGATAATACCCCCACATTTAGCAGCACAAATCATTAAAAACCCGACAACACGGTTCGTTTAATTCCAGATATTATCCCTGCGCTAAATAGTTAGCAGTATGTCTATCAAGGAATAATAATGACCATAAAAAAAACAGCGCTGGCGGCAACGATCGGCGCGGCAGTGGCACTGGCGTCTTTCGCAGCACAAGCGGAAATCACTTTACTGAAGCAAGACCCGCAGGCGGGCGATCCGCTGAGCCGTCTTAACTTCACCGTCGGCGGCAGTATTCGTCCTCAGTTCAACATGATGACGGGCGACGGCGACAAAGGTTCTTACAAACGTAACGGCTTCGACGGCGGCACCCGTTTCCGTTTCGCCTCAGATTACTACCTGTTCGATGATATCAGCTGGATCAGCTACTACGAGCTGGGTGTGAACATTCCGGCGCTGTTTGACTGGGATAACCACTACGCCGAAGGCGCGAACGATACTTCTCGCCGTATGCTTTACACCGGCCTGAAAAGCGCGACCTGGGGTACGCTGACCTTCGGTCAACAGAACAGCGTGTACTACGATGTGGTCGGCGCGAAAACCGATATCTGGGACTATGACATGATCGGTCAGGCTCCGGGTAACGGCATCAACGGCGACTACGACGGCTCTTATCGTTCACGCAAAATGCTGAAATATAAGAAAACCGTAGGTGATGCTGACATCTACGCATCTTACCTGTTCGAAGACGGTGAATACCTGCCGGGTAACGGCCTGCGTTACAAGCGTAAAGGCGGCGGCTCACTGGGTATTGATTACCACCTGACCACCGATCTGACCTGGGGTACGGCGTGGAACTACACCCGTGCGGATATGCGTAACCCGGATAACGGCGACAGCAAATCTTACGACCAGAACATCCTCGGTACAGCGCTGAGCTGGACCCCGGACAACTGGACCTTCTCCGCAGGCGGCGGCTGGTACCAGAACTTCATGACCACCAAAAAAGTGTCGGTGAACGACTACTTCGCCGGTGATGCCTGGGGTATTGAGTACTTCGCGGGTTACAAAATCCCGGTCGGTCAGTACGCGCTGAAATCTGTTCAGCCGTATGTGATGGGCGATCGTATTGAGTATGTGAATGGCCGCAACTATCAGCGCACCGACAACGGCGTGGGTGTGAGCTTCCAGCTGGATTACGGTTTCCGCGTGGATTATGAGCACGTGTTTACCTCCAGCACCGACGATCTGGGTGATATGAACCTGGTGCGTCTGCGCTACGACTTCTAAGTCGGAGCGGTCTGTCCCCGGTGGCGCTGCGCTTACCGGGGCTACGGACTGTGCGGTTTGTCCCCGGTGGCGCTGCGCTTACCGGGGCTACTAAACCCTCATCTGCTGTCTAACCTTTGCCGTAAATCGCATATCCCAATCTCCTGCACATTCAACGACATATTCCGCAACATCATGAAATAATTTCAAGGACAGCCGCTTGTGATCTGTGTCATGTTAAACAGACTCTGCGCCGCATCGCACGGTGCAACACAACGCCACACCGCTTTGAAATGGAGATCTCATGGGAATTCGTCACACGCTTCGCGCCGCTGCCGGTGCGCTTCTGCTGGTCTGCGGTTTGCAGGCTGCCCACGCTAACAGCGATCCGCACACCATCGTGTTTGGCGTCGCGCCTGGCCCGTACGGCGACATGGTCAAACAGGCCATCGCCCCTTCGCTTAAAGAGAAGGGCTACAAAGTCGTGGTGCGCGAATTCAGCGATTACGTACAGCCGAATATGGCGCTCTCCAACGGCAGCATCGACGCCAACCTGTTCCAGCACTCGCTCTATTTCACCAAGTTCACGGCGGATAAAGGGCTGAAACTGACCAAATTACTCACCGTGCCGACGGCGGGTATGGGCTTTTATTCTCACAAGATCAAAAGCCTGGACGAGCTGAAAAAGGGCGATATCATCACCCTTTCAAACGATCCGACCAACCTCGCGCGCGGCCTGCGTTTCCTGCAGTCCCTGAAACTCATCACCATCAAAGAGAACATCGATCCCACCAAAGCCTCCGAGCGTGATATCGCCAGCAACCCGAAAGGGCTGGTGTTCAAACCGCTGGAAGCCGCGCAGCTGCCGCGCACGCTGGATAGCGTGACCGCTTCGCTGGTTAACGGCAACTTCGCGATTGCCGCCGGTATGGATCTCTCCAGCGCACTGGCGCAGGAGCATCTCGACGAAAACCTGAAAAATATCATCGCCGTACGTACCGAAGATGCGGATAAACCTTTCGCCAAAGATATCGTGGCGGTGGTTGAGTCTCCGGCCTATCGCGCGGTGATTGACGACCCGAAAAACGTCTATACCGCGTTCCAGAAACCCGACTGGATGACAGCGGCAAAACCCTAATCGCGTACAGGTTTGACAGGGCAGCTGAGTCTGCCCTTTTCGCATTTCTGAGGTAGACATGATTGAGTTAGACAAGGTATGCGTCGACTTTCAGACCGGGCGCGGGCCTTCCACCCGCGCGGTCTCCGACGTCAGCCTGACCATTGCCGCCGGTGAGATTTTTGGCATCGTCGGCACCAGCGGCGCGGGGAAAAGCACTTTGCTGCGCACCCTGAACGCCCTTCAGCGCCCAAGCGCGGGCCGCGTCAACGTTAACGGCGTGGAGATCTCCGCTCTCGACGGCGTGGATTTACGCAAAGCCCGCCAGCGTATCGGCATGATTTTCCAGCATTTCAATTTGATGCACACCCGCACCGTGGCGCAGAACGTGGCGTTCAGCCTGAAAGCCGCCGGATGGGAACGCAATAAAATCGCCCCGCGCGTCACGGAGATCCTCGCCCTCGTTGGGCTGACGGACAAAGCGAATCGCTATCCGGTGCAGCTAAGCGGCGGGCAGAAACAGCGCGTCGGTATCGCCCGCGCCATTGCCAACCATCCTGACGTCCTGCTCTGTGATGAACCGACCTCTGCGCTGGATCTGGAAACCTCCGCCACCATTTTGGCGCTGCTCAAGCAGATCAACCAGCAGATGGGGATCACGATCGTGCTGATCACCCATGAGATGAACGTGATCAAATCTATCTGCGATCGCGTGGCGGTGATGTCCGGCGGCGAAGTGGTGGAACTGGGCGAGGTGTTTGACGTCTTTGCCCATCCGCAGCACCCGTTTACGCAGCAGCTGGTGTCACACACCCTGAACCTTACCCTGCCGGAGCGTTTGCAGCAGCACCTGCCGGGGCAACTGCTGAAAATTCTGTTTATCGGCGATTCT
It includes:
- a CDS encoding porin, yielding MIMTIKKTALAATIGAAVALASFAAQAEITLLKQDPQAGDPLSRLNFTVGGSIRPQFNMMTGDGDKGSYKRNGFDGGTRFRFASDYYLFDDISWISYYELGVNIPALFDWDNHYAEGANDTSRRMLYTGLKSATWGTLTFGQQNSVYYDVVGAKTDIWDYDMIGQAPGNGINGDYDGSYRSRKMLKYKKTVGDADIYASYLFEDGEYLPGNGLRYKRKGGGSLGIDYHLTTDLTWGTAWNYTRADMRNPDNGDSKSYDQNILGTALSWTPDNWTFSAGGGWYQNFMTTKKVSVNDYFAGDAWGIEYFAGYKIPVGQYALKSVQPYVMGDRIEYVNGRNYQRTDNGVGVSFQLDYGFRVDYEHVFTSSTDDLGDMNLVRLRYDF
- the sfbB gene encoding virulence-associated ABC transporter ATP-binding protein SfbB; protein product: MIELDKVCVDFQTGRGPSTRAVSDVSLTIAAGEIFGIVGTSGAGKSTLLRTLNALQRPSAGRVNVNGVEISALDGVDLRKARQRIGMIFQHFNLMHTRTVAQNVAFSLKAAGWERNKIAPRVTEILALVGLTDKANRYPVQLSGGQKQRVGIARAIANHPDVLLCDEPTSALDLETSATILALLKQINQQMGITIVLITHEMNVIKSICDRVAVMSGGEVVELGEVFDVFAHPQHPFTQQLVSHTLNLTLPERLQQHLPGQLLKILFIGDSAKQPVLSDVAIKFGVAVNILHGKIEYIGERALGILVVQLTADDPAVVETAVEHIRHRTAQVEVIRG
- the ybbP gene encoding putative ABC transporter permease subunit YbbP, producing the protein MIARWFWREWRSPSLLIVWLALSLAVACVLALGSVSDRMEKGLSQQSREFMAGDRTLSSSRDVPQAWIEEARKQGLKVGQQLSFQTMTFAADTPQLASVKAVDDVYPMYGDLQTNPPGLKPTAGSVLLAPRLMALLNLKTGDSIDVGDATLKIAGEVVQEPDSGFNPFQMAPRLLMNTADVAKTGAVQPGSRVTWRYKFGGTPTQLEAYENWLKPQLKPEHRWIGMEQDDGALGKSLERSQQFLLLSALLTMLLAVAAVAVAMGHYCRSRYDLVAILKTLGAGRAQLRKLIVGQWLMVLILSAITGGIIGLLFEKVLMVLLKPVLPAELPPASLWPWLWAIGAMVVISLLVGLRPYRLLLATQPLRVLRRDVVASVWPLKFYLPVVVVVVVMLLAWLMGGSMLLWAVLAGAVVLALLCGVLGWMLLNLLKGLTLKSLPVRLAVNRLLRQPWSTLSQLSAFSLSFMLLAMLLVLRGDLLDRWQQQLPPESPNYFLINIAPEQVTPLKGFLAEHQIVPESFYPIVRARLTQINGKSTEGNQDESLNRELNLTWQDKRPDHNPITAGNWPPKAGEVSMEEGLAARLNVGLGDTVTFTGDTQDFSAKVTSLRKVDWESLRPNFFFIFPSGALDGQPQSWLTSFRWENGNGMLTQLNREFPTVSLLDIGAILKQVGQVLEQVSRALEVMVVLVTACGVLLLLAQVQVGMRQRHQELVVYRTLGASKTLLRTTLWCEFALLGLVSGLVAAIGAETALAVLQTKVFDFPWEPDWRLWLILPVSGAVLLSLCGGWLGTRLLKGKALFRQFAS
- a CDS encoding MetQ/NlpA family ABC transporter substrate-binding protein, coding for MGIRHTLRAAAGALLLVCGLQAAHANSDPHTIVFGVAPGPYGDMVKQAIAPSLKEKGYKVVVREFSDYVQPNMALSNGSIDANLFQHSLYFTKFTADKGLKLTKLLTVPTAGMGFYSHKIKSLDELKKGDIITLSNDPTNLARGLRFLQSLKLITIKENIDPTKASERDIASNPKGLVFKPLEAAQLPRTLDSVTASLVNGNFAIAAGMDLSSALAQEHLDENLKNIIAVRTEDADKPFAKDIVAVVESPAYRAVIDDPKNVYTAFQKPDWMTAAKP
- the ybbA gene encoding putative ABC transporter ATP-binding protein YbbA, producing MPAENIVAVHHLKKSVGQGEHELSILTGVELVVKRAETIALIGESGSGKSTLLAILAGLDDGSSGEVNLVGQPLHNLDEEARAALRAKHIGFVFQSFMLIPTLNALENVELPGLLRGENASQSRSGAKALLEQLGLGKRLDHLPAQLSGGEQQRVALARAFNGRPEVLFADEPTGNLDRQTGDKIADLLFSLNREHGTTLILVTHDLELAARCDRRLRLVNGQLQEEA
- the tesA gene encoding multifunctional acyl-CoA thioesterase I/protease I/lysophospholipase L1, encoding MMNCNNVFRWHLPFLFLILMTFRAAAADTLLVLGDSLSAGYRMAATAAWPALLNDKWQTQTPVLNASISGDTSQQGLARLPALLKQHQPRWVLVELGGNDGLRGFQPQQTEETLRKIITDIQAANAQPLLMQIRLPANYGRRYNEAFSAIYPKLAKEFDIPLLPFFMEEVYLKPQWMQDDGIHPNRDAQPFIADWMATRLAPLVKHDS